In Dromiciops gliroides isolate mDroGli1 chromosome 5, mDroGli1.pri, whole genome shotgun sequence, the following are encoded in one genomic region:
- the FAM131B gene encoding protein FAM131B isoform X1 encodes MGCIGSRTVGNEVIAVDWKGLKDVDQINMDSTSSLHGSSIHRPSTEQTRTDFSWDGINLSMEDTTSILPKLKRNSNAYGIGALAKSSFSGISRSMKDHVTKPTAMGQGRVAHMIEWQGWGKAPAAQPQHSHESVRRDTDAYSDLSDGEKEARFLAGVMEQFAISEATLMAWSSMDGEDMSVNSAQEPLGCNYSDNYQELMESQDALAQAPLDGWPHSYVSQGMYCLGSSDAWEASDQSLIASPATGSYLGPAFDDSQPSLHEVGPSQPPPGHSGQGPQPLLGGDPDWAPGVGGIDPARELPEKRQMPAEEEEDAGCRDLESLSPREEPEASAALSRKVSDVTSSGVQSFDEEEGEANN; translated from the exons ATGGGCTGCATCGGCTCCAGGACTGTGG GGAATGAGGTGATTGCAGTGGATTGGAAAGGTCTGAAGGATGTTGACCAAATCAACATGGACAGCACCAGCTCCCTGCATGGGAGTAGCATCCACCGGCCATCCACTGAG CAAACTCGAACAGATTTCTCCTGGGATGGCATCAAT CTTTCCATGGAGGACACAACCTCCATCCTTCCCAAGCTTAAGCGGAACTCCAATGCCTATGGTATTGGAGCCTTGGCCAAGTCGTCTTTCTCAG GGATCTCACGTAGCATGAAGGATCATGTGACAAAGCCTACAGCCATGGGGCAAGGTCGAGTGGCCCACATGATCGAATGGCAGGGCTGGGGGAAGGCTCCAGCTGCTCAACCACAGCACAGTCATGAGTCTGTCCGAAGAGACACGGATGCCTACTCTGACCTCAGTGATGGCGAGAAGGAGGCTCGATTCCTTGCAG GGGTCATGGAACAGTTTGCCATCTCTGAGGCCACACTCATGGCTTGGTCTTCCATGGATGGTGAAGATATGAGTGTTAATTCCGCCCAGGAGCCATTGGGCTGCAACTACAGTGATAACTACCAGGAACTGATGGAAAGTCAGG ATGCCCTAGCCCAGGCTCCATTGGATGGATGGCCACATTCCTACGTATCCCAAGGCATGTACTGCTTGGGTTCTTCAGATGCCTGGGAGGCAAGTGACCAGTCTCTCATAGCCTCCCCAGCTACTGGTTCCTATCTTGGTCCAGCCTTTGATGACTCCCAGCCCAGTCTGCATGAAGTAGGGCCTTCCCAACCTCCACCTGGGCACTCAGGCCAGGGGCCCCAACCCTTACTGGGAGGAGACCCTGACTGGGCTCCAGGAGTGGGTGGAATTGACCCAGCAAGGGAACTGCCTGAGAAGAGGCAAATGCCtgctgaggaggaggaagatgcaGGATGCCGGGATCTGGAGTCATTGTCCCCACGAGAAGAGCCCGAGGCATCTGCTGCTCTCAGTCGGAAAGTATCAGACGTTACATCCTCAGGGGTACAGTCCtttgatgaggaggagggagaggccaACAATTAG
- the FAM131B gene encoding protein FAM131B isoform X2: MEDTTSILPKLKRNSNAYGIGALAKSSFSGISRSMKDHVTKPTAMGQGRVAHMIEWQGWGKAPAAQPQHSHESVRRDTDAYSDLSDGEKEARFLAGVMEQFAISEATLMAWSSMDGEDMSVNSAQEPLGCNYSDNYQELMESQDALAQAPLDGWPHSYVSQGMYCLGSSDAWEASDQSLIASPATGSYLGPAFDDSQPSLHEVGPSQPPPGHSGQGPQPLLGGDPDWAPGVGGIDPARELPEKRQMPAEEEEDAGCRDLESLSPREEPEASAALSRKVSDVTSSGVQSFDEEEGEANN, from the exons ATGGAGGACACAACCTCCATCCTTCCCAAGCTTAAGCGGAACTCCAATGCCTATGGTATTGGAGCCTTGGCCAAGTCGTCTTTCTCAG GGATCTCACGTAGCATGAAGGATCATGTGACAAAGCCTACAGCCATGGGGCAAGGTCGAGTGGCCCACATGATCGAATGGCAGGGCTGGGGGAAGGCTCCAGCTGCTCAACCACAGCACAGTCATGAGTCTGTCCGAAGAGACACGGATGCCTACTCTGACCTCAGTGATGGCGAGAAGGAGGCTCGATTCCTTGCAG GGGTCATGGAACAGTTTGCCATCTCTGAGGCCACACTCATGGCTTGGTCTTCCATGGATGGTGAAGATATGAGTGTTAATTCCGCCCAGGAGCCATTGGGCTGCAACTACAGTGATAACTACCAGGAACTGATGGAAAGTCAGG ATGCCCTAGCCCAGGCTCCATTGGATGGATGGCCACATTCCTACGTATCCCAAGGCATGTACTGCTTGGGTTCTTCAGATGCCTGGGAGGCAAGTGACCAGTCTCTCATAGCCTCCCCAGCTACTGGTTCCTATCTTGGTCCAGCCTTTGATGACTCCCAGCCCAGTCTGCATGAAGTAGGGCCTTCCCAACCTCCACCTGGGCACTCAGGCCAGGGGCCCCAACCCTTACTGGGAGGAGACCCTGACTGGGCTCCAGGAGTGGGTGGAATTGACCCAGCAAGGGAACTGCCTGAGAAGAGGCAAATGCCtgctgaggaggaggaagatgcaGGATGCCGGGATCTGGAGTCATTGTCCCCACGAGAAGAGCCCGAGGCATCTGCTGCTCTCAGTCGGAAAGTATCAGACGTTACATCCTCAGGGGTACAGTCCtttgatgaggaggagggagaggccaACAATTAG